Sequence from the Tursiops truncatus isolate mTurTru1 chromosome 18, mTurTru1.mat.Y, whole genome shotgun sequence genome:
agaaattcttAAACAGTCCTTGAATAACAAAAATCTCCCTATCATATTTACTGAGGActcaggaaaaattaaaattcctaaaatcataaaattggAAGAATGTATAAGAGATCATCTAATTTTCCACCCATGCATTTTAAATCAGGGCTGCAGTTACACTTAAACATGCCACACTTCCCTAAAAGAATTCACCaggatatttttcatttcctattaaatttaaatttaaactctCCTGCTAAAGCTTTTCTTCATCAGTCCTTGCTTTCTAATCCCTTTAAGCAATGTTTGCGACTCCAAAAAGGCaaacatattattattaaattaccaCATCTTTAAATTATAGCCTACAATCTAATGTTAACACCAGATGGATTTTGACCAACTACTAAGCATGTTAGGATCAACTCTATtcctgtaatatatatatttaaggccCTATATCCCAGCATTAAATGTGCTTTAATTACAATTATCACTACACTGATGAgtgccttttaaaatttcctgaatttggaAATCACGTATGCACAcgtatatgtctatatatacacatctcCTTATTTCTACTATCTGGCTTTGAGTCATACCACTTCTCATTAGCAACTCTGCAAGGTCAAAAGATTTTAAAGTCTTAAAATGGAAGCAAATGGAATGATGTAGCAAATGCTAAGTTTATTGTCAGtttttccaaaatatgtaaatacagGGCTAAAGAAGTATCTCCTACGGCCTTGAATTTTCCAAGCCTTTCatagtattttcatttctgcAGGTTCCTATAAGCACAAATGACAAAGAACGCAATTTAGGAAACTCAGCTGTAGGACAGATTAGAAGATAACCAAGGGTTATGTAACGTGTACCCTGATTGGCTGAGATGGTAAAACAGGGACAAGCCCACGAGGCACAACAAGCACCGACACTGGGGAATTTCGGGGAGTTATGAAGGATGTTAAAATTCTAGGCTCTTTATATAAGAAACTGGGACTTGAAAGAGGTTCAATGGCTTGGCTAAAATTATAAAGACAGAGACGGGACGAGACCGCATGTTCCCCAGACTTCTGTTTCAGCGTTCCTTAGAGATCACATGTCTGTGAAGTGCTGTGAGCTGCATCCCTAGCAATGATCTGGTCAGTCAGCCTGCAATGTCCATGTCTTCTTCTTCCCTCTAGTGCACGAGAACCCCCCGATATTTTGTGCATGCTCTGGGGGcataaaacacagaaagaaaaatgacacctACACCTGGCAAAACACAGGAGTGCAACAGATATTTGGGAATCAAATGGATGACAGTCACATATATGCAGGTTAAGTCAGGATAAGACTATCTAGCCAAACAAAATTAAACCAACTACTGACAAAACCAACGTATCACAAAACGGCATTCGACGTGGCACAGACGAGGAATCCTCCAAGGGGGTCTGTGGTAATGTTCCAAAGGGTTTGACACTAGTGGTCCCACTGACAACTAAGAACGTAAGACGCTACCCAGTGTCGTGCTCTAGACAGGTACTAAGACCACTGGCCTAAGTCAGTTAATGCTCAACGCTAAGCGGTGAAGGGGAGGGATGCTGAAATTAAGGAGCCAATCACTGCAAAGAAAGCAATGCTGCTACACCATCATCACATGCCtctttaacaggagaaaaaggaggtTTCCAGAAATCAGAACCAGGACCTGCAGCTCATATCAGGGCCCCCAAGGGATCAATCAGGGCATGGGAGATTAAAAACCAGAGCCTTTTACCAAGTGCAACGTGCATTTGGACCCCAAGGGACAATTCTGTAATTCATGTGAGGGTAAAGAATTCTgtcctcagaatgagagaaaaccaAACTACTAATGAAAGTTAATGATTTACATCCCACCTGCACAAAGAACAAAGTTCTGCAAAAAGTGCCGATCTGGGATAACAATGGAAACTTATTACCAGATCAtcataattaatttatataaatttgacAGGTAAtttgagaggagaaaaaaaatttactagacTACTATAGCCCGCGTCTTTATCATTGGATGAATCAAATGGAAACTAATCACACAGCACCAGGACGTATCTGTTTCAGGTGCTCGCAACTGCAGATACTCTAGCACTAGAGAAGACAACAAAAGGTATGCATTCGCCTCCTGTTGCTTGGAGCGGCAGTTATCGAAGGGAAGCTTTCAGGTCTAAAAAGCAGGATACTCAATTCCCTCAGCTGAGGTGGAGTACCTCTAACTGGTTTTagttggaaaatatagaaaattatcaggaaaaaaaccctacatgGAATACGATAACCTGGTGCTTGCTCTTGAAACCGCAGATTGAATGATATCATTAATGATCACATGTTGCAACACTGTCTAACGGAATGAACTGGAAGAGTCACTCACTTTGTCAGCatctggggttttgttttcttctgagggAAGTTCAGGTGAAGGGGGAGACTGTGAGGTTTGACGACCACCAGTTTGTACCTGGGGCTGTGTTCCAGCTTCATTGTTGTCTTGCTGgatatttttctgaaatgaaagCCCAGGCACAAAGGATGTAGAAAGCAGGTGTACTTGTATAAATTTAAAAGGTTATCGGGCACCAAACACAGTACACTCAATTTCTGAAATCTTAATAGGTGGTGGGGGGGAAGATACTGATAAAAGCATACAAACACAAAGTATTTGAAAACCTCTTAGATACTGTAAACCTGTAAGAAATTCTTTGAATGATAACAGTTAATGTAGTTAAACAAGTAGTAAGCGTTTTGATTGATGTGATGACAATCAAGAACTCTCGTTCAAGAAGCTTCCATCTAGCCTTGTACAGACATTAACTCTCAAAAGCATAGGAAGCAGATTTCCTCTAGGCCTCTCTCCCAGAAACAAGCTCCCAAAAACCTAATTGCACAGCGGCCATCACACATCTCGACACATCTCCATTTCAGTGAACTGAACAATTACATAAAACAGCCGACGATCAGTTATCGGGGGGTTCATCACCTCAGTTTAGAGAGACGCAAGACCCTCTCTGTCCCCACTTTCTTTTCGTGATCCAGCTATTTACACCTCAAAAACTCCCAGCATAAAGAACAAATACTACATGTTAATAGACACCTCAATCCCCAGTAAACCAGTGCTTGCTATGATCTTTTCCCACCTTTGGGAGAAGCCTGAAACATTCGAATTTAACTACTTGCTGCCCACCTGAAGTCTCTCCTATTTTTGTTTCAGAGTTTCAAGATCCTAAGGCAGACACTGAGATATCCAGAAGCAAGGCACTCCTGGTGTATGTATATCCAAAAGGTACTAAGAGACTGGAGACAACAGGCATTAGAATAATGGTGTCTGTAGCCTAATGAGAAAGTATGTGGCCCTGGTCATTTAATTCATTACACTGAAGTTCTTCTTGATGAGAACAAAATGAAGGCTCAAATGCTAATGTTCCTTAAATGTTCTAGGAACGATCATAGTTATAATACCTTCTTCACATCTGAACTGAAACACTGTAACTGCCTACACCTCTTCATTTAAACTATTTCTGATTATTACCCAGAAATGAACTATAACGGCTCATCTATTTGAGAGTTTCCTAGAATTCTTCTGTAGACCATGTAAAACCAGCACTCATGCTGCCGCGGTCTATCTACATTAACATCGTGGACGGTAACAACTTCTGTACTCCAGGCGGACACTTCGCCTCCTCCCTCCCTAACACAGCAAACCGTGTAAATAAAAGCAATAGGTTCTAAAACGCCAAAGCCAAATTTTGCCATAcgatcaaaaaataaaaccaaaaaaccccaaaaaccacAGCATTAATATTTGCTATGTATTTCACTAAATAGCTCTtgtatttagtcttttttttcttaatcatcaaTCGGCATTTGATTTCTCAAATGGCCTGTGTCTTTAAAAGAACAATTCAAAGAACCTTTACCCACTCTAAATTATCACATACCAGTTCAAATAAAGCTATACAGAATTTAGTCACAGTTCACGAACTCCACGCTGTATATTACTGTCCAATTAACCAAAATTTTAGtcacaattaagaaaaatatattttaaccctTCCCTACCCATCTCTTAGGGCTTAGAATTAAGTCAACTATATATTCAAACTCAAAGGCTTACCCACAAACTTACCTCGGCGTCTGGGTTTTCTGATGGCCTCTGATTCTGACACTCCATGTCTGCTTCGACAGAAGACACTTCGTTCTCCTCAGCTGGGACTTTCTCCACCATAGACGCTGTAGATATGGTGAAAATGCCGTGCGTATTGACTCGCACTTTGACTTTCACTCTAGATTTTTCTCCATCCTTCTGTGCCGAAACATTCTGAACTATGAAGCGGCCTAGACCAAAAAGAAATTGACAACTTCAGAACTGAATCTAACTCTATCAAGCAAAGGCTATATATTGCTATTCCAAAATCTCCCCGTTTTCTCTACTGAGTTACATTTAAGCCCTTTAATGTATACTATAAACATAACCTCTTAAAATAGACTCAGATGTACACAGTCTAACTTATCATACTTGGGATTAGTTTTAATATGTCATAAAACCTTCAAAGGCAAGGGCACTCTTGTGACTTTCTGTTGAACACTCCGACACAGACACTGTGTGAAGGCTGATGACAAGCTGTCCCCGCTGCCTCCTACCCTATTTCTCCAGGTGAGCACAACCTCGACATGGAAATCTCAAGTGTAAGGCAGATGATATCGAGCGCTTCCTGCATTCTGATTCTGTAGGGCCTTTCCCGGGAATACTGTTTTTCTGACTGAATGATCCAAACATTTTCCTATGTTTCAAATAGGAGAGGTGAGCTAAAACCTGTATCAAAGCCTGAAATTATCATGCATTATAGAGCAGTTCCAGAGCATTCCTGAGTAGGAGTTCAGAGTGCTGACTCTGACCCAGACTCtctgggcttgaatcctggccGTGTGACCTGCTGTAAGTTACTTTATCTGTGCTTTTGTGGTCTGAGTTGACAAGTGTTTTACACTGAAGCACTTATAACTATGGAACCAAGGGCTAAGTGTTAGTTATCACCTCCACCAATAGTAGTACTGTTACTACAGAAACCAGTAAACAAAATTAAGTAGTTTGAACCTGTTATGTGCAGAGCACTATATGGGATTTAATAGCCTTGTGATTAAGTGCTGtctacacaaacacacagaaagtTAGATTTATTTAGTAGGTCGGTGAAATATACTGGAATAGACCTTCATTAATTATCAAATCACGAGGTTCAGGAAATAATTACCAAAAGATCCAGTTAAAGAAACAGCATTTACTAAAGGGCATCCAAGAAGGCTCACAGGAGAGAGAGGTAAGACGGCTCTCTAAGTCTGTGCAAGCTTCTTGGTTTTGGCgataaaatgaaaactgtgatGCCATGCTAAAGAGCTTAGATTTTATCCTCTGCACAATGGGGACTAGAATGCAGCCTGTCAAAATTTTAGTCTATATtcaatgattttcttaaattatctataaataaattcataaaagctgttttaaaaaataaaaactccccTGTGTCAGAACACTTTTAGTTTTAAGtactaagaaagaaaacacaactgGCCAGGTTAGACTCCTTCAAACAATTTCATTATGAAATGGTGTGGGGCAAAGGTGAGCCCTGAAGCGATCTAGCAATATCGGCAAATTTTACCAGTAGCCTGGGAAAGAGACACGCCCATTGAAGAAGATGCCTGTAGCTCTCCCACATTTTCAGAGTTAACTATGGGtcaaaatagatggctagtgtcAAACCTCCCCAGGAAAAATGTagcaataaagatgtatttttttttttaaaaaaagattacagtACAAAGGTACATTTGAGAAGTAGCTTCAATGGTTTCCAAGCCAGGTTTTAAGCAATATTCTGCAAGTAACATTTCACCCAGAGAAAAGGTTAATATTAAAAGTAGGtgataaggcttccctggtggcgcagtggttgagaacctgcctgctgatgcaggggacacgggttcgagccctggtctgggaggatcccacatgccgcggagcaactaggcccgtgggccacaactactgagcctgcgcgtctggagcctgtgctccgcagcgggagaggccgccatagtgagaggcccgcgcactgcgaagaagagtggcccccgcttgccacaactagagaaagccctcgcacagaaacgaagacccaacacagccaaaaataaataaattaattaataaactcctacccccaatatcttctttaaaaaaaaaaaaaagtaggtgatAAAGTATAGACtgtatcagaaaaggaaaaatactcaagtgctcttatatatatatacacttggaAGCACCAGCAGAGCACCAGCAAGTCATTGCATCTCTATAGGCCAGTTTATTCACCAAGAAAACAAAGAGATTTTCCCCATCACCattattccaaaatgaaaatgtcttCACATGGCATCGTCCCACTCAACATTGCTAAgaacagaaaaaatgtttaagtttGCACACTGACTAAGTCAAGTCTTCAAAAGAGTAATTACAATGAATTGCTTACCTATTTTTGCTTCTGGATATGGAACTCCTTGAGGATCAGAGTAGAAAGCTTCCAGCTCAAAAGGCCCACTTCTCAAGAAGGTGAGCACTTTGGAGAAAGGAGCAGCATGGTTTCTACTGAACACTTCATGGACGCTAAGAGGAAACAAAGGCATTCAGCTCAAGTGTTCAAGCTCACTGTGCTATGCAAACAGAATAAACACATTCTAAGAGCTGTATCAATCCCATCTCACCATTTATAactcagaatgagagaaatatTTTGGTAAGTCTGTTGTTGAAAGATCCCAGTTAATCAAACACTCTACCATGAAATTCATttgctaatttttctttatattaaaataaagtaattttctcCTACATACCCTTCGGCATCTTCTGAATCGTGACTCCAGACCAGAGATATTGGAAAAGGAACTGCATCAGTGACGGAAAATTCTCTAACTTTAAATGCTGGGGAAAGGATTgcacacttcaaaaaaaaaaaaagaaaaagaaaaaaattatcatgagCACATGAAAAATTTCACTCagcttttaatataaaaatcaattcaagcccgcctgccacaactaaggagctggcaaggcacaactaaggagcccgcctgctgcaactaacacccagcgcaatcaaataaataaatattaaaaaagaaaaaaaatcaattcaaatagAACGGGTAGGTTTAAATTCAAATTCGAAATTGCTTACAGTGTACGTGTCTTAAGCATAAGTGATTTATCTCCTAAATACTACGGCAATCACTAGATATAAAGATAAGCAGTACAATGAATCTTAGGCTAGCAACTGTTAATTAGTAAGTTTCACAGGGGCTGAGGAAAAAGCACTGGTCTTTCCAGAAATGCCCTGCTGACAGCAATTTTAATTACAAGCTGTATCACTTTTGAATGTGTATATACATCCAAACAGCTCTGTCCGCATTGCCTTTCAAATGTCTAAGACTGAAAAAGGGTAAAACCAAAATGTGCctattttcaagtaattttagGAATGAAGGAAGCGATGGTCAATTCAAATTTAGGGTAGACAACACCCAACAGACCAACCGGTGGATTTCGACTTGTCACATAAAAATGACTGAACAGATGACTAAACTAAAAGTCAGTAAATCTCTGACTCTGTCAATAGCACAGGATTCTTCAGAAGAGAAGCCAAAAGAAGCTCTACTTCTACAGAAACTATAAGCTTCCGAAGTCCTGGGTGATTAAGAGTCAGTGAAGGAGGCGCACGCCACTGTCAAGGAGGAAGCAAAGACAAAACCCCCACAAAACATGAGGAATCTTGATGATGCAACGGATTACAGGCAATAGTCAGCATCTACacgttcttttttaaaagttttacacaGTAGTCAGTCTAAATACTTTTCTGTAAAGAATCTACtgctttgtattaaaaaaaaaactgtgctaACTAGAtcaaatttaaacaaattaactTAAAACTTTAGTTAAAACTACTCAGATTTGACTCTAATATCCTACCTATAAACCAATACTAATTTTTTTGTATCAGTAACTTCTAGATTTTGTGCTTTTACTTTGCCCAAACTTCATGCCTCTGAGCTGCCTCCTTATTTGATAAGCTACAATCAGTTTGGAGGGGGAACAGCTATTTCATCAAACCACCTGTTAGCTAATACTCTTAACCCTGCAAACTTTCCCCAAATCAATTCCTCCCTGCACCAGACTGCCGTTCCCCTGCCCTCCTTGGTGCTCTTTAACAACCGTCACCACCACACGGCTACTCTGCGCTCTACAGCCGTGTTTTCTATGATCCCCGCAGAATCATGCCTGTCCCTAATCCCCAGCTTGAGAAACACTAGCTCTGTAGTTCTTTGAATCTTAAACTTCCCAAACCTTCCAATACTTGAAGCAGATCCTGTGTCCCCACGGCCTCACGATTTGTGGAAATGTAAGTAACCCCCTTGTGGTGTCTAACTGGGCACGGGGCTCTGCTTTCTCTGTGACACCACCTCGATGAAGTAAAGCAGAAACGGTTCAAGGAATGAGCCCCCAGAGGGAGAAGGGCTGAGAAGGCAATACCTGTAGTGCACACCCTCTGGCCACTGCTTCATCTGCGTTGAGCGTCGTGCTCGTATCTTTTCCAAAGAATTTGGCAATTTTTTCTTTCACGGCTGGGATTCGTGTAGTGCCTCCAACTACCTCCACAGCACTCACATCTTCTACTTTGAGCTGAGTTTGTTCCAGCAATGAATAAAGGGGAACTTCTATCCTTTGCAGGAGCTCAGCACAGAGTTCTTCAAACTGTGCCCTTGGCAATTAAGAGGAAAACTTTAGAAATCTTTAGAAAACTTATCTTAAGGCCAATATCctgtcctattttttaaaaaataagtcttatcaacccaacattttttttttcccctcagacaCCCTGAATTCCACATGGGCCAAGTTCAACCATACTGTAatttgtaacttttctttttcaaaaaatatacaaaacagatgCAGAAAGGGCATGAGGAGAAAATCAATTCGACAGGTATTACTAGAAGAAATCACTTTTATATTAagatttccattttattcctTAATGTTTTAGATGATCCCGTTTTCATTACTTTGAATATTTCCATtctcttcaaaatatttctgCAAAATATTCTGTGAAACCATTATTGAATTACTGGCCCAGAAATACTAAAAAGTGAAAATGAGCCAAAAGACTTCACTACGAGGGCACTGAACACAGATCTTCCTAAAACCCTCTTTGCAGAAGCAACCCTAGTTCTAATGACGTTGACAGTCTTTCCAGCAGGTACGGTACAATCCTGAAATGTGGGCCAGGACTCACAACACCACAGCTAGAACTGACACGTGGACTACAGTTGCAGCAAGAAGTTCCTTCTTTAATCTGTCAGAATTCAAGACACACCTGTTCATCTTTCCCGAAACATCTTTGTCATTCATAAAGCACTCGATATTCAGTGGTAGGTCCGTGCTGTTAGAGCTCATCAGCTTTTTCAATTTTTCACACTCCTGATACAGACGAAGGAGTGCTCGAATTTTGGATTTTGCGTCCAACTTGTACTTAGTTTTAAATTCTGCACAAAAATGTTCCACTAACTTTGCATCAAAGTTTTTTCCTCCTAAGAAAGGATCAAAAGCTGTTCCCAGTACCTAATTtagttaaaacaacaaataatctgGTTATTTCAATCATATTTGCAACTAGAGTCTTAAATATTGCTATTCAAACAACCAAAGACTCCTAGGCTCAAAATTTCTATTTAAACTACAACATGAAATCCAAGTCAGTAAGGAGACGCGTAACTACAAAATCCAAACGAAATGTTAAGTCTCTAAGAtgtctttaattttaatgattacATGGAAGATAACcttaaaaagcttttctttcctGAGCAAGAAGCTGAAACGATTACATCATCTTTATGGAGGATCAACCTTAGGAACAACTCTTGGTTAATATCTTTACCCCAAACTTTTCATTACCTCGAAGAGCCTAAAGTAATGACAACTGTCACACATGTAATATTTGGGTCACTTAGTTCTGATTTATGACTTTACCTTCAATTTTCCCTTGTTAAAGGCACAGGCAGACACTTGAAAAGCTGAATGTCCCATATCAACAAAAACCACTACTCGAGGTTTCTCATCCAGGCCTGGGAGATCCTGCTTATAAATTCCATAATTCaaagcaactaaaaaaaaattagtatgttTCGATTCTTTGGTTCACATTTTCTTAGGAATTTCATTGTTACCAATGTAATCACACATGCAGGAAACCTGACTGTACTTCCATTAATTAAAAGTgaacatatttcttttatatctgaCTTCATACTTTGTCCCTTTCTGATTTTAGAACAATGTTCTATCACTTTTAAATATATGGAGAGATGTGACAGAGAGGACATACGTAATGCAAAAACAATGGCATGTAAACCACGTGTAACCACACACAAACAATATCAGACTCATTACACAATACTTACATTTTAACCACAACCTGCTAGGAGACTGCTtatccaaaaaaattaagaatttaatatATAACTACAGCAACTGCAGGTCCTACCAATTAGATTCAAGGCAAATAAATGATCTATCTTAAGTAGTCTGTGTTAgctttttctgaattttgaaacCACTGTATTTCTAAATACGTACACTTAAGAACACACCTTTATCAATACTTTAAGAGTTCTTAAAACATCTATTAAAAACATACTAAACAAAGCCTTATTTGCTTTGCCTGAATACACTACATTGTAACTGACTTTGAGTCCATCTGTAATCACAAGAAGCTGATACAAGGTCTAAGAGGAGATAAGTGAGTGTTTTGCTCCCCACTATATCCATTCCTACCAAGGTGCCTGGCAAATCACACAGCTTAAATTAATATCTGATATAAGATGAATGATCAACTCCTAACCACATACAATCGGAAAGcatatgagggaaaaaaaaatttaagctaaaTCAATAGTCAAGGTAGTTGTAAAAGCCAAAATCATGAGGTTTTGGGAAAACTTGTCTCTTAACTATAAAAACAatgtaaggaaataaaaaactaaatcCAATACAACTaatttaaaggattaaaaaatttatatacaagaATTTCCTAATGAAAACAgattcatatatttgaaaaagtgCCAACTTCTCATTAAAACAAGCATCTGAAAGGCTAGaatttttgctttcaaatctAACACATTTTTTAATAGGCTGTGTTTCTACACCTACATGAAAGTGTTTGATAACAGGACTGGTGTGTCTTAACTTTAGTTTCGAAAGTATATTAACTGCTACACAAAAACAGTTTTCTTCTTACCAGCTGTCATGTCATTCATGAGTCTCAAGCAGTTTAAGCCAACAATTTGTGCAGCATCTAAGACAGATCGCCTCTCAGCATCTGTGAAGAAAGAAGGGACCTGCAAACAAGAAGGGAAAGAATCTAACTTACCTagaacacacaaaataaaacatacaaatcCCTCACAACCATCTGTAATCAATTCACAATAGTCCAGCTAAATAAGTGCCTAGTCAagtcacaaaacagaaaaagaataagttCTTTAACTTTCAGAAACAGCAACTACTTTTGAAAAGATTGCCCTAAAATTATAAGTATCAAATTTATTAGAACCAAATTTTAACCTGAAATAAAAACTAACCAGGAGTATTCGTAAGACATATTAACAGTTACTTAAATCTAACAAAAAGCTTTAAATTTAAGAGGATGAAATACTATTTCCAAACAAGTCTtaaatttcttttggaaattattCTGCTATGTCAACATTAAATGTAATTAAACTATAAAGACTACAGGAACTTAAAGATAATACAGCTAATCCTAGCCTCTGCCCTTTAGTTTGCTGTTCGTTGGTTTTAAGCATTAATCGTTGGGGTACCTTCTAATTCAGTAAACCTGTTCAGATTacaaaaatgaaacttttttgtCAAAGTCTGTTGATTTTTctaagaggaagaagaacaaaatcagCTCAAGGGATAAAGTTTCTTACGGTGTTGTGTTCTAGCTAGATGAATTCTTCTGATTGCCTTCCAGGGCAGCACTTTAACTAGCACATTCTTCCAGAAGAGCATCTAACAATACATTCATATAATCACTTAACTGGAAAGTACCTAAGAGAAAACTTGGTACAGTGGCTTTCGCATTTTCTCCCCAAGTTACCTATAAATGCTTCAGAAAGAGTGACAAGAGCGAAGGTGGGTCTCTGCTCACCTTTCAAATCAGAACACTTTCAGTTTTCCATATTAGGTTATTTaaagagggggtgggagaggaaggaaggaccaCTGACTTATAACTTAATTCTTTAACTTTACCAGAGATTAATAGCATTTCTCCAAGCAATACCCAGACATTCCTTTAGTAGAACACCTTCTGTCTTGCAAGAGAAATTTCAGCCTTTCTGCCTCTCTTCTTGCATATCCCAGGATGCACTGCCATAAAGGCTTCTGACAGGTCTGGACAGGCCACCCTGCCAAATAAAAGATGACTTTTCCCCATAGCACAAATTTGCCACAGAGAATAATAACGTTGTGGAGGGTGAAAATTGGTACATAAGGACAAAAAAATATTTAGCTAGTTACAATGGCTTGTGGCTGTCTAAAGGACCACAGTACAGAAACAGATATACACTAAATCTGTACTACTAAACTTTCATGTGGGAGAGGTGATGAGgtataaaatgtatgtaaaggATCCTTGGGGCAGGGGAAGTGACACCCTGTCCTATACAGTCAGTATAGCCTGGTTGCAATCTCCAGCTCACCGTAACAGCTGTTCTGAGACATGGGCTAGGTAGAAAAGAGATAGTGGGAGAGATCAGAGTAGCTCTCTTAATTAACTTTAACTActtagaagagaaaaacagagaactATGTCttcaaaagaagaaggaaggcctctcttt
This genomic interval carries:
- the HSPH1 gene encoding heat shock protein 105 kDa isoform X1, with translation MSVVGLDVGSQSCYIAVARAGGIETIANEFSDRCTPSVISFGSKNRTIGVAAKNQQITHANNTVSNFKRFHGRAFNDPFIQKEKENLSYDLVPMKNGGVGIKVMYMDEEHLFSVEQITAMLLTKLKETAENNLKKPVTDCVISVPSFFTDAERRSVLDAAQIVGLNCLRLMNDMTAVALNYGIYKQDLPGLDEKPRVVVFVDMGHSAFQVSACAFNKGKLKVLGTAFDPFLGGKNFDAKLVEHFCAEFKTKYKLDAKSKIRALLRLYQECEKLKKLMSSNSTDLPLNIECFMNDKDVSGKMNRAQFEELCAELLQRIEVPLYSLLEQTQLKVEDVSAVEVVGGTTRIPAVKEKIAKFFGKDTSTTLNADEAVARGCALQCAILSPAFKVREFSVTDAVPFPISLVWSHDSEDAEGVHEVFSRNHAAPFSKVLTFLRSGPFELEAFYSDPQGVPYPEAKIGRFIVQNVSAQKDGEKSRVKVKVRVNTHGIFTISTASMVEKVPAEENEVSSVEADMECQNQRPSENPDAEKNIQQDNNEAGTQPQVQTGGRQTSQSPPSPELPSEENKTPDADKANEKKVDQPPEAKKPKIKVVNVELPVEANLVWQLGKDLLNMYIETEGKMIMQDKLEKERNDAKNAVEEYVYEFRDKLCGPYEKFICEQDHQNFLRLLTETENWLYEEGEDQAKQTYVDKLEELMKIGTPIKVRFQEAEERPKIFEELGQRLQHYAKIAADFRSNDEKYNHIDESEMKKVEKSVNEVMEWMNNIMNAQAKKSLDQDPVVRAQEIRAKIKELNNTCEPVVTQPKPKIESPKLERTPNGPSTDKKEEDLEGKNNFSAEPPHQNGECYPNEKSSINMDLD